A stretch of DNA from Triticum dicoccoides isolate Atlit2015 ecotype Zavitan chromosome 2A, WEW_v2.0, whole genome shotgun sequence:
TCGAGCATTGTGTTTAATGGTATGATTGAACAATTAGGATGGCGACGGTGACTCGGTGTACACATTCCCTTCTTGGATACATTCAGATATTATGGACGATAACATTCTTACTCAGAGGGCTCCCGAAATGGGTTCCCTCACTGATACCAAAAGCACTGGTGACGGAGATCTGGAGAAACTGAATGAAATCCTTATTATTGACTTCAGTGATCTGTCCATTGGTAAGCAGCCGGTTTACTTTGTTTCCTGGAAATCTGACATTGTTCAAGTTATTGTCATGTGAACATTTAACAAAATACCAATTTTGTATGTATCACTGACATCTGAATCGGAGATGGGATAACTATCTTTAAAAATGCTTAAGTTGAGCTGCTCAAATCTACCGGTTTGCAGTCTTAGaagctactcccttcgttccgaattacttgtcttggatttgtctagatacggatgtatctagactcattttagtgctagataccttcgtatctagacaaatgtaagacaagtaattcagaacggagggagtatgtaagaTTGTTAGAAAGAGTTTATATCTATTTATTTGATTGCGATCAAATATTGTTTATCGTAACAGGGGATCCTCTGTGCGACCTAATTCCGCTGCACTTGGATGTTTTCCGTGGTGATATTGATCTTCTGAGGGAGTACCTTGGAAGCTATCAGCTTCCTTTCCTCAGAGGGAAATCAAACGACGACATCTACAAGTCGGTGCAAAATTCGAAATTCAGCACCGCATCATATCGCGCGATGTAAGTACATACATAAACAAACAATGATAAGCAATGCGAGCTGTGATCGATCCTTGTTGGGTTGTGAGTGTCCAAGGGAGAAACATGTGTGTTGGTTCTGATGTGCGCTGCTTGCTTACAGGTGCTACTGCATACTGCACGACGACAACGTCTTGGCAGCTATATTTGGCCTGTGGAAGGAGCTGAGGAATGCAACGTCGTGGGAGGAGGTCGAGCACTTGGTCTGGGATGACCTCAACCGATACCAGCAATCGTCGCCTACACTCTCTAGCTAGCTCATTTGTCACGACTACCAATACATACGCTCAAAAGAAATAGTCCCTTTCACCCTTTGGCATATTGCCCAGCTTCGTTTATAAGAGCAAAATAATAATAAGGGGCAAAACATTTTTGTTTACTCTGGTGTGTAGCAGCTttgctgttttcttttcttttgcaaaGATGCACGTCCGGCCATTACGCCTTAGTGGGCCCATAATCGACGTGGCTGTGGTCAAAGCGCGTAGGCCGGTCAGCGCGGGTCAGGGGTCAATAGGACTTCTGATGAACAAGTTACAAGGGATTTCGGGAGGGGATGTGCATTTTCATAGAATTAGAACTCATTTGATATTTCAGCGAATGCATTTAATTCCTTTTTAGTCGTGTTTGATCAAGATAGCATGTAATCTTGTactactttttttttcttttctttctatggcctcctttggttcataggagagCAATGTCGTAGGAATAGGACAATCATAGGAAGTAAGGcttcctttggtttggaggaatttcataagaattctagaggataggattttcataggatttttttccttaagagccctttggttcataagaatggattcctattcctatataggattggttcctatcctccacatttcataggaaaataaaaatgagcctgGACTCAATGAAAAAATTTCTTTGGTGTGAATCAAATGACATCTCGTtttctattcctactcataggatttgagatacatataggcctcttttggttcatagtgtaggaaaatcataggaaatgATATGACatctatctcaaatcctatgagtaggaataggaaaggagatgcTCTTTGATTCACATCATAATTTTTTTCCATTGAGGCCTCTTTGATTCGTGGGATTGTAAAAACATGGGAATATGAAAAATAtagggcctcctttggtttgtaggatttttgtaggaattctataggataggatttgcaaaggaaaaattcctttgaagccctttggtttgtaggaatggattcctatttctatgtaggataggaatcaatccttcacattttggaggaaaaaaacattagcctagactcaatggaaaataatcctatcctatgcaccaaatgacatctctttctctataggaattgacatgcatgtcatctcacttcctatgattttcctattcctataaaattcctatcctatgaaccaaagaaggtaTAGGATTGGAATGTCATGCTCATCTCAATCCTATATGATTTTCGGTTGTTTGATTGCATCACAGGAAAAACAAaagattctttcaaagaggtttgagtggatgctaGAAATCCTATGGGAAGTAGTACAAAAAATTCCTATAGGATTCaaacctatgaatcaaacaaccaacataggaaaaattcctaaggattttaatcctccaaaattcctatgcaaatcctttgaatcaaaggagccctattttcctatgaaatgtggaggataggaagaattcctctacaggaataggattccattcctacaaaccaaagggctctaaggcctcctttggtttagaggaatttcataggaattctagaggataggattcttataggattttttcctttagaaccctttggttcataggaatggattcctattcctacataggattagttcctatcctccatatttcataggaaaataaaaaagagcctagactcaatggaaaaattcctttggtgtcaaccaaatgacatcttgtttcctattcctactcataggatttgacatacatgtcatctcatttcctacaagattcctattcttatgataatcctatcctatgaaccaaaagaggcctaaagGAATTTTTCCGGGCCTCATTCAGTTTGGAGGATTtttataggaaaaacatgggaacaaggattccagaggaaaaTTTCCTATATATGCATTCGGTTTGTAGGAAATGCGTAAAGGAATTTCGTAGGAATACTATTCATTTCCTATGCTTTTGGAGGAAACTGCACATCCACTCAAAGCTCATTTTATGCGTAGGAACGAGGCAAGTCAATTCCTTAGGATGGCAAGTGTCATCCTGTCAAATTCCTATACTACTTCAAATTCCTACGTTTAGATTTCCTCCAAACTGAATGAGCCCCTATATAAATcatatcctatgaaattcctacaagattcctctaaaccaaagaagACCGTAATCTCATTTCCTACAAATTTCCTATTCctacgataatcctatcctatgaaccaaaagaggcctgagatgacatgtatctcaattcctataaaGAAAGAGACGACATTTGATGCATATGCTAGGAATTTTCCCATTGAGTCTAGGCCATTTTGTTTCATTTGAAATGTGAGGGATGGATTCATATCCTATAGGAAtaagaatccattcctacaaatcaAAGGACTCcaaaaaaaaatttcctacgaaattCCTATCCTATAGatttcctatgaaattcctctaaaccaaagaagACCATTGTAGCCAACCAATGGGGCTACCTCTGCGATGTTGAGACCTAGTGTATTGGGAGCGTTCATCGATCTATCTTTGTTGCCATGGGTCCATTTTGAAaaatttgcctccattttgaaaAAGAAAATCTTTCTAGGGTCCGATGAGTCTGATATCCAGATCAAAATGTGGATTAGAAACCACCCCATTTTCAAAACTCCTATATTTGAATGTTGCTTTCATGGGTGAAAGAAGACATTACTCAAAAAGCGGCTGGTGGCTAGCACCCCAATCTGAAGCGTGTCTTGTTTAGGGCTATTTATTAATTGTTTCTTTTTCTTTGTAGATAACCACTGTACGTATTTCAATTTTTCCTTAATTTTTATTAAATCGGCCTCTCTTTGACTTAAAGAAAGAAGGAAGCCGGCCTTCTCTGAGCCTGATCTCGTCCGACCCTGTAAACGAAGACATTACTCAAGAAGCAGTTGGCGGCTTGGCGGCTATCACCACAATGTAAACTGTGCTTGTTTAGGGTTATTTGTttccttttctcaaaaaaaaaaaatagtAGCCACCAGCCAGTTGAGGCTGATCCCCGGCCGACCCTGTCCGACACGCGGCACGGAGGAGCGTTGACAAAGGAACGGAATGGCCATGTGAGCAGAGTCCACGCAGGTGTGCCCTCCCCAGTCGCCATGGTTCCCAGTTGAGATCCTGCCCAGAACGAGCTGCATCGGTCGCCCCGTTTCGCCTCTGGCAAGATGCCCGCGGCAGCGCCACACCACTGACAGCCTCCTCGATCTTGCGCGTGGGCGAGCCAGCGTGCACCGGCCGGCCGACCAAGCGAATAAACGGAACCTTCCGCTCCGACGTCCATATGCGGCAGTGATCGCGGCAACCAGAACATCATCACAGACGCCGCTCAAGTCCACGTGGTCGCACGTAGGGGGAATGCCGCCGCAGCTGCAGATTTCACCACGCGCGTCGCCGACGGACCAGCGAGGCGAAGCCCCCTCCGCTCGTGCTCCGCCGCATTTCGCGGCGCCAGCCCAACTGACCGGAAGCCTCAACGGTCGGCCTATAAGTGGAGCCAGATGGCACCTTCCCGGTTAAGCAACTCCGTGATCGAGAGCACCTGCCCCGTAGCCGAGAAGAGAGCTGTACGCCGGTTAGGCTCGCAGCTGGAGAGATGGTGCTCAACGGCGTTCTGTTCTTGCTCGTCTGCGCGGCTGCTCGAGCTGCCGCTTCCGGCGGAGACGGTGAGAGCCATTGTTACTCCTTGATCTTCTTACGGATCTCGCTAGCTACTACATTGTCGTCTAACCTGACATACGTGCTGTCATGCAAGCTGCAGGCCCGCTGCTGAACGGCAACTTCGAGCAGGCGCCGAACAGGTCCCAGATGAACGGCTCGAGGGTGACGGGGAAGTACGCGATCCCGCACTGGAAGGCCACCGGGTTCGTGGAGTACATCGAGTGCGGGGCGAAGCAGGACCACATGGTCCTCGTGGTGCCGGAGGGCAGGCACGCCGTGCGGCTGGGCACCGACTCCTCCATCGAGCACCAGCTCAGCGTGACGCGGGGCAAGTACTACTCCGTCACCTTCAGCGCGGCGCGCACCTGCGCCCAGTCCGAGAGGCTGAGCGTGTCCATCGTCCCCGGCGACGCCTCCGGCGGCGAGCTCCCCGTCCAGACGGTGTACACCAGCAGCGGCTGGGACTCGTACGCCTGGGCCTTCAAGGCCCGGCAGGGCGTGGTGTCGCTCGTCATCCACCACGGCGACGACCAGGTGGACGACCCCGCCTGCGGCCCCATCGTCGACGCCGTCGCCATTAGAACGCTCAACCCTCCCCACGCCACCCACCGTAAGACACACACGATCTCGTCGTTAACCGCGCCCACGAAATCTCATCACGTTACGGAGTTCTTACTCTACTCTGCACCTGTGCTGCAGAGAACATGCTGATCAACGGGGGCTTCGAGGAGGGGCCGTACATGACGCCGGGGTCGCCGTGGGGGGTGCTGGTGCCGCCCATGGACGAGGACGCCACGTCGCCGCTGCCGGGGTGGGCGATCATGTCCTACTCCAAGGTGGTCAAGTACATCGACGCGGCGCACTTCCGGGTGCCGCACGGCTCCCGCGCCGTGGAGCTGGTGGCCGGCGTGGAGGTGGCGCTGGTGCAGGAGGTGGCCACCGTGCCCGGCAGGTCCTACAGGCTGCAGTTCTCGGTGGGCGACGCGGGAAACAGGTGCGCGGCGTCGCCCATGAGCGTGCAGGTGGCCACGGCGTACGGGGGCAAGCGCGTCTCGTACGAGTCCCGCGGCACCGGCGGGTTCGTGCGCGACAAGCTCGACTTCAAGGCCGAGGGGAACAGCACCCGGGTGGTGTTCTACAGCACCGGCTACCACACCACGTCCGACAGCAGCGGCACGCTCTGCGGGCCCGTCGTCGACGACGTCTCGCTCGTCAGCGTTTCGCACCCGCATGCTCGCCGGTTGCTCCGCTGATGCGTCCCGTAGTGGAAAATGACTGCTGAGAATGATAGTAGTTGCGTGACAACAGGCTTAACATTGTGCTTTGTTGATGCTTCCTTCGAACAAATCAAATTGATCATAATTCACTGCAACAGTATCACTGTAATCAGCTGGAATGTTACGTTTTCACACTTCTCCTTTTCAAATCGCTTCTCTGCGTATGAAATGCTGAATATGTGCCCCTGTTCAGTACATGTGTTCTACTGTAAATTCAGTTGGGCATGCCGTTGTTGTAACTCCAAATGTTTCACCGTTGCCGCTACACTGTGACAGCAATGCACAATTCAAATCTCCCCGAGGGGCAAGAGGTTTAACCGAGCAGTGATTTAGTAGAGGGATTGTGGGGGTGAAGGAATTAGTGGGGATTGGGTGAGGGGTGGGGATCACCCAACCCCTGGGTGGATTGAATTAACAGGTGTGTTTAACAGGTAGCAGGAAATTCCACTATCCAGTGACGAGAGATTCTTGGAGCAGTAGCTTCAGGTCCTCAAGCCTGTAAAGAATTAACAGGTGTGGTTTTTTTTTACCAGATGAAACAAACTAAAATGTACTATAAGACATTACATACCTCACATTACTGAGATCAGGATAGGTTGCAATTGCATCCTTGAAATCCTACAGAAAATTCAGAAGATCAGCATGTGGACTGTTAGACTGAACAATATTTTGTAGCTAAGCTCTATCTTACTTGGTTAGAAGTTGAAGGTGTGTATGTTATTATACATGACATCCCTGCTCCTTTTGCTGCCTGTCAAAAGAAAGTCATCTCTCGAGTTCAAAAGTACTAGTACctctgtaccaaaatataagacatttttgcagttcaaattgaactacaaaaaaatcttatATTTTagtacggagggagtataagtttaGTTGATAAATAAAAACTTGGAAGACCTACCTGTAGTCCAATGACACTGTCTTCTACCACAAGGCAGTTCTTGCTTTCTAATCCTAATTTCTGCATCGAACAATTAAGTCTTTAACACAACGAATTTAAAAAATAAATAATTCTCAAGTAAAGTTTGACATGATCTGCTCCAATTGTGCTCACTACCTTTGCTGCTGTAATATATATCGATGGATCGGGTTTTTTCATTTTAACATCATCGCCTGCAACATGAAACGATCAAAAATTTTGAATGCCGTGGAATCACTTATCATAGCTTTCAGAATATAACCACCTACCAAACAACAAATAATTGCAAGTGCATTTAAATAGGATCTGGCCTTAGCCGGGTGAAAAACGTAAGCTAAAACACATCTCAACTTGTTACTAGACTTCATATTATTCATTTCactgatttcttctttttcttgatcTTGTCACTAGCCATTGTAATATTTTATCAGTCTTGCTAGATCTCAGTCGACCGAGACTTGGTTATGCCTCAATCGATGCTATATTCCTGAGATCTTGAATCGAgatccatgcaaaaaaaaaaattcTTTCTTTCTTACATGTTATGCcacttgactgagacttggttaagtctcagtcgactgacacCTAGCCACACCCATATTTTACTTTTACTAATGCACAATTATAAAACAAGAAAACAACTAGGATGACTGGTACGAAAACTTTGTAAGGACAATCCTGCACGCTGATTTACATTTTGGTGATTGTTGCCAGTTAACCCCAAAACAGCCATGGTAAACATGATCAGAAAGAAGCAAAAACAACCAGAACTATACCAGCGAGGAAGCAGTCCAGACCATTGAATCTTTCCTATAAAACCATACAATGGTAAAGAAATGGAATCTCAACCGAGGAAATAAAATTCATGTCAGAAATATAAGAAACACAACCTTAAGTCAAATGCAACTTACAAGTCCAAGAAGATTTTCAAGACACAACACCACTGAACTTTTAGTTGCCGCAGAGCAAACTGCAAGCTTGATGCCCTACACCAATATACCAAAGTCACCTCATTTCTTTCAAAATAGCCCCATACTATTGTAATTCAATAGGAACATTAAATAAGAATTCACCTAGTGTACATTACAAAAAGGATTAAATGAAATATACTATGTTGGAAATCAGTTTACAGTATGAGGAAAACACTAGCACAAAGCAAAATAGATCTTGCAATAAGTATTACCGCACCCTTAACTTCGTCCATCAGCCGCAAAACACCAGGTCTAGGCTCCACCTAGCATACAGAGCTGAAAATCAGTATGAGATGATGAGTAAGAATTTCTCAATGTATACATTTCACTTACAGTTCCAGATTTGATTATTGCTTTGTACCTCTCTGTTTTCCAGTCCTGCAAAAGAGTACTTCTGTAAAATTCATGGATTCTTAGACATGGTTCGAAGCATTTGTACCTCTTGAAAAAGGATAATAAGGAGCTAATGCATTTGATTTAGAACCAAGGACATAAAGAATCTGACCTGAATAACGTCAACTAACTTCTCCTTGTCTTCGTCGCTTGAAGGTGCTGTCTCCAATATCTTTGAAGAAGGCCACCCATTTTCTCCAAAGTACCTGTAACAGATTCAAACCAATTCAGAACCAATATCCACACGCTAATCATCAACTACTTAAACAGCATGTGGACCCTAGCATGCCCTGCCCTGCAAAATCAGTTATTCCCATTCAGACTACTTGCCCCATTTTTTTTTCGAATGGTAACTACTTGCCACATTAAACTTTGCACACCATTCTAATGACCAACTGCATCCTGCGTACAATGCAGATAAGCAAGAATTCAGATTGTGAAATCGAAATGCCAGCAACACTCAATCACAGCGCAATTACTGAGGCAAAATACCAAGCAAGCAATCACAGGGCACACGAAGGAATTGCGCAAAAGGCAGACTGCCACACGCGAAAGGCGAAAGGAAGCCTCGAGCTTGCGGGCGTGACGTACCATCGCATCTTGGGCTTCCCGCCGCCGATGCGGTTCTGGAGGTCGTCATAGAAGGCCTCGTCCCAGAACAGCGGCGCGTCGGCGTCGGCCGCGGGCGGGCAGCGGACCCCGAAGTGCGCGAAGGCGTCGTTGTAGGCCTGCCGGTGGAGGTGCTCCGACTCCAGTATGACGCCGTCGCAGTCGAAGATCAGGGCGTCGAGCGACCGCGGCGGGGAAGCCGAGGCGGAGACGACGAGCGAGGACGTGCGGGGGAGGCGGAGGCGGACCGCGGGGAGACTGGAAGGTGGGCCGCGGTGGCTGAAGAAGCTGCGGCGAgccgtggcggcgacggcggccgggGCGAAGGAGGTGGGGGCGAGAAGGGAAGTGGACGCCATGCCCATGGAAGGCATCGGAGATGCGAACGGAGATCAGGAAATGGTAACGGAATAGGCGCGAATGGTTCGAGAATGGCTGCTTATCTACCCGCCACTTTTTCGCCGTGGTGGCTTTCTTATCGCGTATGAGAGGAGGGAAATAATTCCCAAACGGTTCCCTTCAGTTGGGCCTGTAGAAAGGTGCGGTCCTCGAAGTGGTCTGAGTTCAAGCAGCAAGCAGAAACGCAGAATCTCCGTTCATATCACGGTCACAGGTGTATCTTAGATTTGGCAGAGATTCAGTTCAACCTTGTAAATTTGGCttaactttaggttttggacaagtCCATATTTCAACCTTGAATTGTCACTAAGTCTAAGAAACAAGCA
This window harbors:
- the LOC119355590 gene encoding uncharacterized protein LOC119355590, which produces MVLNGVLFLLVCAAARAAASGGDGPLLNGNFEQAPNRSQMNGSRVTGKYAIPHWKATGFVEYIECGAKQDHMVLVVPEGRHAVRLGTDSSIEHQLSVTRGKYYSVTFSAARTCAQSERLSVSIVPGDASGGELPVQTVYTSSGWDSYAWAFKARQGVVSLVIHHGDDQVDDPACGPIVDAVAIRTLNPPHATHQNMLINGGFEEGPYMTPGSPWGVLVPPMDEDATSPLPGWAIMSYSKVVKYIDAAHFRVPHGSRAVELVAGVEVALVQEVATVPGRSYRLQFSVGDAGNRCAASPMSVQVATAYGGKRVSYESRGTGGFVRDKLDFKAEGNSTRVVFYSTGYHTTSDSSGTLCGPVVDDVSLVSVSHPHARRLLR
- the LOC119355592 gene encoding haloacid dehalogenase-like hydrolase domain-containing protein At4g39970; the protein is MPSMGMASTSLLAPTSFAPAAVAATARRSFFSHRGPPSSLPAVRLRLPRTSSLVVSASASPPRSLDALIFDCDGVILESEHLHRQAYNDAFAHFGVRCPPAADADAPLFWDEAFYDDLQNRIGGGKPKMRWYFGENGWPSSKILETAPSSDEDKEKLVDVIQDWKTERYKAIIKSGTVEPRPGVLRLMDEVKGAGIKLAVCSAATKSSVVLCLENLLGLERFNGLDCFLAGDDVKMKKPDPSIYITAAKKLGLESKNCLVVEDSVIGLQAAKGAGMSCIITYTPSTSNQDFKDAIATYPDLSNVRLEDLKLLLQESLVTG